The nucleotide sequence GTCCTCATGTCCTCACATTCTGCATCTCCCCTAGAGacagtctccccacccccaccccccaccgccatcTATGACAGAAGCCAGCACTGGTTCCAAAGAAGTTGTTTATTTGCAGATACAAAACCAGGCCCTGGCCATGGGAGGGCTGCCCCTTGGGCTCATCTGCAGCCATTCCTCCCTGGCCAGAGAGAATGAGTAAAACTAGAAAAACTTCATCtttcccatcccacccccccaactcctAGTCAAAAATAACTGAGACCCCAGCAGGAGGTCCCATCTCTCCCGCCCCGGTTAAAACTACTGAACTGAGAACAGGACAGCCTATGGAAGACGCCAGCGAAAAGTAAGTGGCTACTTGAAGATGATCACTGACCACTCCGCTCCAAATGACAGACCAGCCCCTGGAGACACCGTCCCCGGAGGGCTTCCCTGTCCCCATCTAGGCTGGATCCCACTCTTGAAACAAGATAAAAACCTAGAACCTAAAAAAACACCCTCACGACCTTGGAATTCCAAAGCCAGCTAATCGTTATCCCCAGACCCTGTCACTGGAAATTAATCCCCCCGAGCCCGGGGGACCGGGGACCAGGTCCCTGCAGCTGCCAACAGGTCACAGCCTCTGACTCTCTTCGTACTCCTCTTTGGTCATCCACTCAGACTTATAGGAAGACAGATGGGCCACAACGGACGCTCCCAACCAGACGCTGAAGTTCCTGTTGGAACCCACCCACATGGTGGCCTTGGTGGAGGAGAAATGCTCTGTGATCAGCTCCTTGTACAGGCGCTTGGTGAAGCCGGGGTACAGGGTGTTGCCCCCGCAGGCCATCACGTGGGAGGTGAGCAGCGGGTGCACGGCCGCCTCGCAGGCCAGGATGGCCTCCACCACGGCCTGGGAGATGCCGGGCCCTTGCAGGTCGAACACCTGGGGGCTGAAGAACATCTCGGGGGCCAGCCGCTGCATGGGGGTCAGCTCCACTGGGGTACCGTCGGGAAGCTGGTAGGTGTTGTTTTCATCCGAGCCGCTCGGCAGGCTCTGGCGGAAGTCCAGGGCCTCTGCCAGATTCTGGGGCACATAGCACTTGCTCATCTGGACGGTGGCCACCGTCTCTAACTGGAACAGGTTGTGGCGATTACAATCCTCCTTGAAGAGGCTCTTGAAGAGATAGGCCGACAGATCCTGGCCCGCGAACTCCAGCGTCTTGCCGCCGGAGCGCAAGGGGCGGCCCAGGTGGAAGGGCTGCACGCGGGTCAGGCCGTAGCCCGAATCCACGACCACGCCGGTCAGGAGGCCAGAGGCGTACAGGGACATCTCCAGCTGGTCGGCCAGCAGGATGGACGGCACGTCCTGCAGCTCAAACATAATCTGCAAGAAGGGAGAAGCGCCACTAGGGATCTCCCCCACACAAAAGGCCCCGATCCATTTCGGGGTTCTGTTTTCCCCAAGACTGAGCTGCGTGCTAAGCTGTC is from Meles meles chromosome 1, mMelMel3.1 paternal haplotype, whole genome shotgun sequence and encodes:
- the ACTL8 gene encoding actin-like protein 8; this translates as MAARTIIIDHGSGFLKAGLSGWNEPQMVFPSIVNYVPCRENPGPSYAQRRVSLGIDICHPDTFSYPIQRGRILNWEGVEHIWSFVLERHRREHEDFPVMVTESPLREPADRRKTLEIMFELQDVPSILLADQLEMSLYASGLLTGVVVDSGYGLTRVQPFHLGRPLRSGGKTLEFAGQDLSAYLFKSLFKEDCNRHNLFQLETVATVQMSKCYVPQNLAEALDFRQSLPSGSDENNTYQLPDGTPVELTPMQRLAPEMFFSPQVFDLQGPGISQAVVEAILACEAAVHPLLTSHVMACGGNTLYPGFTKRLYKELITEHFSSTKATMWVGSNRNFSVWLGASVVAHLSSYKSEWMTKEEYEESQRL